In Elaeis guineensis isolate ETL-2024a chromosome 1, EG11, whole genome shotgun sequence, a genomic segment contains:
- the LOC105037116 gene encoding uncharacterized protein isoform X3: MGSDSETESRSIKERRKLMALAPIAKPLAGKKLRKRTLKLVRRASESKCLKRGVKEVVKSIRRGQKGIMAGPGRGYSRGRQQASLDDTHLHFSILHDESEDLDETQLSESTEQTSAQPEPVQPEVMAPQHHPPEGTQQRCAVRGPSRGLVLEKYVYTYNEKPKVQIFRDHPAGTNASIVANEISLYMWNHFSWAVDSFKHVAPRYRDALVSHIKDNINFEDCTDEQVTACILKMAANRYRYRRCRLHKYCNELQAKGIDPVTQPYRNWAGSGDDWRWLCEHFRSERRSEVNKVNSSKIDSIHTQGSASFAQEMKRMGLSGIDVYGKFYQNKSDEFVTEEARQRYEKMLQLREQMAREVGSNSDVGSQSVCSMTDDAILDTVLEQQLGSGHSMRSKKFRSSSSVRSDDASVPEAVRTSMSMMQDQITYWMNRNQTLERIVAAMAGQLGIDASELAPLQPHDVASAQPSRHTSGQGSTSGGGNEANDSDDT; the protein is encoded by the exons atgggGAGCGATAGCGAGACGGAGAGCAGATCGATAAAGGAGAGAAGGAAGTTAATGGCGCTAGCCCCCATTGCCAAGCCCCTCGCCGGGAAGAAGCTCCGCAAGCGGACACTCAAGCTTGTCCGAAGAG CTTCTGAGTCGAAATGCCTAAAAAGAGGAGTTAAGGAAGTGGTAAAGAGTATTCGTCGGGGTCAAAAAGG catcatggcTGGTCCTGGACGTGGATATTCACGGGGTAGACAGCAGGCCtcacttgatgatacacatcttcactttagcattttgcatgatgagtcagaggatttagatgagactcagctgTCGGAGTCTacagagcagactagtgctcagccagagcctGTCCAGCCGGAGGTCATGGCACCACAGCATCATCCTCCTgaag GAACACAGCAGCGAtgtgcagtgcgtggtcctagtaggggtctcGTTTTGGAGAAATACGTGTATACGTACAATGAAAAGCCGAAAGTACAGATATTTCGGGATCATCCGGCTGGCACAAATGCTAGTATAGTCGCAAACGAGATCAGtctgtatatgtggaatcatttttcatGGGCTGTCGatagtttcaagcatgtagcccCTCGATACCGCGATGCCttagtctctcacatcaag GATAATATTAacttcgaggattgcaccgaCGAACAAGTGACGGcgtgtattctcaaaatggctgcaaatagatatagatatcggcgatgtaggcttcataaatactgcaatgagctgcaggcgaaggggattgaCCCTGTGACCCAGCCTTatagaaattgggctgggtctggTGATGATTGGCGGTGGTTATGCGAGCATTTTAGGAGTGAG CGACGATCGGAGGTGAATAAGGTGAATAGCAGTaaaattgattctattcacacgcaaggaagtgcctcttttgcacaagaaatgaagaggatg GGACTATCCGGGATCGACGTCTAtggtaaattctatcaaaacaagagtgacGAGTTTGTGACCGAGGAGGCAAGACAGCGTTAT gaaaaaatgttacaattgagAGAGCAGATGGCGAGGGAGGTTGGATCTAACAGCGATGTTGGATCGCAGTCGGTTTGTTCGATGACAGATGATGCGATCTTGGATACCGTCCTCGAGCAGCAGCTAGGATCTGGGCATAGCATGCGATCAAAAAAATTTCGCAGTTCGTCGTCCGTCCGGTCTGATGATGCCtcggtgccagaggcagttaggacatcgatgagcatgatgcaggatcaaattacttactggatgaatcgtaatcagacgctcgagaggatagtgGCTGCGATGGCGGGACAGCTCGGTATCGATGCCtccgagttagcacctctacagccgCATGATGTCGCCTCTGCACAACCATCGCGACACACATCGGGCCAGGGATCGACGTCTGGAGGAGGGAATGAGGCCAACGACTCTGATGATACATAG
- the LOC105037116 gene encoding uncharacterized protein isoform X2, with product MGSDSETESRSIKERRKLMALAPIAKPLAGKKLRKRTLKLVRRASESKCLKRGVKEVVKSIRRGQKGIMAGPGRGYSRGRQQASLDDTHLHFSILHDESEDLDETQLSESTEQTSAQPEPVQPEVMAPQHHPPEGTQQRCAVRGPSRGLVLEKYVYTYNEKPKVQIFRDHPAGTNASIVANEISLYMWNHFSWAVDSFKHVAPRYRDALVSHIKDNINFEDCTDEQVTACILKMAANRYRYRRCRLHKYCNELQAKGIDPVTQPYRNWAGSGDDWRWLCEHFRSEAFQRRSEVNKVNSSKIDSIHTQGSASFAQEMKRMGLSGIDVYGKFYQNKSDEFVTEEARQRYEKMLQLREQMAREVGSNSDVGSQSVCSMTDDAILDTVLEQQLGSGHSMRSKKFRSSSSVRSDDASVPEAVRTSMSMMQDQITYWMNRNQTLERIVAAMAGQLGIDASELAPLQPHDVASAQPSRHTSGQGSTSGGGNEANDSDDT from the exons atgggGAGCGATAGCGAGACGGAGAGCAGATCGATAAAGGAGAGAAGGAAGTTAATGGCGCTAGCCCCCATTGCCAAGCCCCTCGCCGGGAAGAAGCTCCGCAAGCGGACACTCAAGCTTGTCCGAAGAG CTTCTGAGTCGAAATGCCTAAAAAGAGGAGTTAAGGAAGTGGTAAAGAGTATTCGTCGGGGTCAAAAAGG catcatggcTGGTCCTGGACGTGGATATTCACGGGGTAGACAGCAGGCCtcacttgatgatacacatcttcactttagcattttgcatgatgagtcagaggatttagatgagactcagctgTCGGAGTCTacagagcagactagtgctcagccagagcctGTCCAGCCGGAGGTCATGGCACCACAGCATCATCCTCCTgaag GAACACAGCAGCGAtgtgcagtgcgtggtcctagtaggggtctcGTTTTGGAGAAATACGTGTATACGTACAATGAAAAGCCGAAAGTACAGATATTTCGGGATCATCCGGCTGGCACAAATGCTAGTATAGTCGCAAACGAGATCAGtctgtatatgtggaatcatttttcatGGGCTGTCGatagtttcaagcatgtagcccCTCGATACCGCGATGCCttagtctctcacatcaag GATAATATTAacttcgaggattgcaccgaCGAACAAGTGACGGcgtgtattctcaaaatggctgcaaatagatatagatatcggcgatgtaggcttcataaatactgcaatgagctgcaggcgaaggggattgaCCCTGTGACCCAGCCTTatagaaattgggctgggtctggTGATGATTGGCGGTGGTTATGCGAGCATTTTAGGAGTGAGGCATTTCAA CGACGATCGGAGGTGAATAAGGTGAATAGCAGTaaaattgattctattcacacgcaaggaagtgcctcttttgcacaagaaatgaagaggatg GGACTATCCGGGATCGACGTCTAtggtaaattctatcaaaacaagagtgacGAGTTTGTGACCGAGGAGGCAAGACAGCGTTAT gaaaaaatgttacaattgagAGAGCAGATGGCGAGGGAGGTTGGATCTAACAGCGATGTTGGATCGCAGTCGGTTTGTTCGATGACAGATGATGCGATCTTGGATACCGTCCTCGAGCAGCAGCTAGGATCTGGGCATAGCATGCGATCAAAAAAATTTCGCAGTTCGTCGTCCGTCCGGTCTGATGATGCCtcggtgccagaggcagttaggacatcgatgagcatgatgcaggatcaaattacttactggatgaatcgtaatcagacgctcgagaggatagtgGCTGCGATGGCGGGACAGCTCGGTATCGATGCCtccgagttagcacctctacagccgCATGATGTCGCCTCTGCACAACCATCGCGACACACATCGGGCCAGGGATCGACGTCTGGAGGAGGGAATGAGGCCAACGACTCTGATGATACATA G
- the LOC105037116 gene encoding uncharacterized protein isoform X4, with amino-acid sequence MGSDSETESRSIKERRKLMALAPIAKPLAGKKLRKRTLKLVRRASESKCLKRGVKEVVKSIRRGQKGIMAGPGRGYSRGRQQASLDDTHLHFSILHDESEDLDETQLSESTEQTSAQPEPVQPEVMAPQHHPPEGTQQRCAVRGPSRGLVLEKYVYTYNEKPKVQIFRDHPAGTNASIVANEISLYMWNHFSWAVDSFKHVAPRYRDALVSHIKDNINFEDCTDEQVTACILKMAANRYRYRRCRLHKYCNELQAKGIDPVTQPYRNWAGSGDDWRWLCEHFRSEAFQRRSEVNKVNSSKIDSIHTQGSASFAQEMKRMGLSGIDVYGKFYQNKSDEFVTEEARQRYSVCSMTDDAILDTVLEQQLGSGHSMRSKKFRSSSSVRSDDASVPEAVRTSMSMMQDQITYWMNRNQTLERIVAAMAGQLGIDASELAPLQPHDVASAQPSRHTSGQGSTSGGGNEANDSDDT; translated from the exons atgggGAGCGATAGCGAGACGGAGAGCAGATCGATAAAGGAGAGAAGGAAGTTAATGGCGCTAGCCCCCATTGCCAAGCCCCTCGCCGGGAAGAAGCTCCGCAAGCGGACACTCAAGCTTGTCCGAAGAG CTTCTGAGTCGAAATGCCTAAAAAGAGGAGTTAAGGAAGTGGTAAAGAGTATTCGTCGGGGTCAAAAAGG catcatggcTGGTCCTGGACGTGGATATTCACGGGGTAGACAGCAGGCCtcacttgatgatacacatcttcactttagcattttgcatgatgagtcagaggatttagatgagactcagctgTCGGAGTCTacagagcagactagtgctcagccagagcctGTCCAGCCGGAGGTCATGGCACCACAGCATCATCCTCCTgaag GAACACAGCAGCGAtgtgcagtgcgtggtcctagtaggggtctcGTTTTGGAGAAATACGTGTATACGTACAATGAAAAGCCGAAAGTACAGATATTTCGGGATCATCCGGCTGGCACAAATGCTAGTATAGTCGCAAACGAGATCAGtctgtatatgtggaatcatttttcatGGGCTGTCGatagtttcaagcatgtagcccCTCGATACCGCGATGCCttagtctctcacatcaag GATAATATTAacttcgaggattgcaccgaCGAACAAGTGACGGcgtgtattctcaaaatggctgcaaatagatatagatatcggcgatgtaggcttcataaatactgcaatgagctgcaggcgaaggggattgaCCCTGTGACCCAGCCTTatagaaattgggctgggtctggTGATGATTGGCGGTGGTTATGCGAGCATTTTAGGAGTGAGGCATTTCAA CGACGATCGGAGGTGAATAAGGTGAATAGCAGTaaaattgattctattcacacgcaaggaagtgcctcttttgcacaagaaatgaagaggatg GGACTATCCGGGATCGACGTCTAtggtaaattctatcaaaacaagagtgacGAGTTTGTGACCGAGGAGGCAAGACAGCGTTAT TCGGTTTGTTCGATGACAGATGATGCGATCTTGGATACCGTCCTCGAGCAGCAGCTAGGATCTGGGCATAGCATGCGATCAAAAAAATTTCGCAGTTCGTCGTCCGTCCGGTCTGATGATGCCtcggtgccagaggcagttaggacatcgatgagcatgatgcaggatcaaattacttactggatgaatcgtaatcagacgctcgagaggatagtgGCTGCGATGGCGGGACAGCTCGGTATCGATGCCtccgagttagcacctctacagccgCATGATGTCGCCTCTGCACAACCATCGCGACACACATCGGGCCAGGGATCGACGTCTGGAGGAGGGAATGAGGCCAACGACTCTGATGATACATAG
- the LOC105037116 gene encoding H/ACA ribonucleoprotein complex subunit 2-like protein isoform X5: MGSDSETESRSIKERRKLMALAPIAKPLAGKKLRKRTLKLVRRASESKCLKRGVKEVVKSIRRGQKGLCIIAGNISPIDVITHVPILCEEADIPYIFVPSKEDLAAAGATKRPTCCVLILTKPTKGELELEVKEKLQSDYNQVVSDVAEL, translated from the exons atgggGAGCGATAGCGAGACGGAGAGCAGATCGATAAAGGAGAGAAGGAAGTTAATGGCGCTAGCCCCCATTGCCAAGCCCCTCGCCGGGAAGAAGCTCCGCAAGCGGACACTCAAGCTTGTCCGAAGAG CTTCTGAGTCGAAATGCCTAAAAAGAGGAGTTAAGGAAGTGGTAAAGAGTATTCGTCGGGGTCAAAAAGG GTTGTGTATAATTGCGGgaaatatttctccaattgaTGTAATCACACATGTCCCTATATTATGTGAGGAAGCTGATATTCCATACATCTTTGTTCCTTCAAAGGAG GATCTTGCCGCTGCTGGGGCAACCAAGAGGCCTACCTGCTGTGTTTTAATACTAACCAAACCAACCAAAGGAGAGTTGGAGCTGGAAGTGAAGGAAAAATTGCAGTCAGATTACAACCAAGTGGTGTCAGACGTTGCTGAGCTGTGA
- the LOC105037116 gene encoding uncharacterized protein isoform X1: MGSDSETESRSIKERRKLMALAPIAKPLAGKKLRKRTLKLVRRASESKCLKRGVKEVVKSIRRGQKGIMAGPGRGYSRGRQQASLDDTHLHFSILHDESEDLDETQLSESTEQTSAQPEPVQPEVMAPQHHPPEGTQQRCAVRGPSRGLVLEKYVYTYNEKPKVQIFRDHPAGTNASIVANEISLYMWNHFSWAVDSFKHVAPRYRDALVSHIKDNINFEDCTDEQVTACILKMAANRYRYRRCRLHKYCNELQAKGIDPVTQPYRNWAGSGDDWRWLCEHFRSEAFQRRSEVNKVNSSKIDSIHTQGSASFAQEMKRMGLSGIDVYGKFYQNKSDEFVTEEARQRYEKMLQLREQMAREVGSNSDVGSQSVCSMTDDAILDTVLEQQLGSGHSMRSKKFRSSSSVRSDDASVPEAVRTSMSMMQDQITYWMNRNQTLERIVAAMAGQLGIDASELAPLQPHDVASAQPSRHTSGQGSTSGGGNEANDSDDT; the protein is encoded by the exons atgggGAGCGATAGCGAGACGGAGAGCAGATCGATAAAGGAGAGAAGGAAGTTAATGGCGCTAGCCCCCATTGCCAAGCCCCTCGCCGGGAAGAAGCTCCGCAAGCGGACACTCAAGCTTGTCCGAAGAG CTTCTGAGTCGAAATGCCTAAAAAGAGGAGTTAAGGAAGTGGTAAAGAGTATTCGTCGGGGTCAAAAAGG catcatggcTGGTCCTGGACGTGGATATTCACGGGGTAGACAGCAGGCCtcacttgatgatacacatcttcactttagcattttgcatgatgagtcagaggatttagatgagactcagctgTCGGAGTCTacagagcagactagtgctcagccagagcctGTCCAGCCGGAGGTCATGGCACCACAGCATCATCCTCCTgaag GAACACAGCAGCGAtgtgcagtgcgtggtcctagtaggggtctcGTTTTGGAGAAATACGTGTATACGTACAATGAAAAGCCGAAAGTACAGATATTTCGGGATCATCCGGCTGGCACAAATGCTAGTATAGTCGCAAACGAGATCAGtctgtatatgtggaatcatttttcatGGGCTGTCGatagtttcaagcatgtagcccCTCGATACCGCGATGCCttagtctctcacatcaag GATAATATTAacttcgaggattgcaccgaCGAACAAGTGACGGcgtgtattctcaaaatggctgcaaatagatatagatatcggcgatgtaggcttcataaatactgcaatgagctgcaggcgaaggggattgaCCCTGTGACCCAGCCTTatagaaattgggctgggtctggTGATGATTGGCGGTGGTTATGCGAGCATTTTAGGAGTGAGGCATTTCAA CGACGATCGGAGGTGAATAAGGTGAATAGCAGTaaaattgattctattcacacgcaaggaagtgcctcttttgcacaagaaatgaagaggatg GGACTATCCGGGATCGACGTCTAtggtaaattctatcaaaacaagagtgacGAGTTTGTGACCGAGGAGGCAAGACAGCGTTAT gaaaaaatgttacaattgagAGAGCAGATGGCGAGGGAGGTTGGATCTAACAGCGATGTTGGATCGCAGTCGGTTTGTTCGATGACAGATGATGCGATCTTGGATACCGTCCTCGAGCAGCAGCTAGGATCTGGGCATAGCATGCGATCAAAAAAATTTCGCAGTTCGTCGTCCGTCCGGTCTGATGATGCCtcggtgccagaggcagttaggacatcgatgagcatgatgcaggatcaaattacttactggatgaatcgtaatcagacgctcgagaggatagtgGCTGCGATGGCGGGACAGCTCGGTATCGATGCCtccgagttagcacctctacagccgCATGATGTCGCCTCTGCACAACCATCGCGACACACATCGGGCCAGGGATCGACGTCTGGAGGAGGGAATGAGGCCAACGACTCTGATGATACATAG
- the LOC105032873 gene encoding cytochrome P450 71A9, giving the protein MTLPSIMVFLPFLFLGLSFLSLLLLLTRKRKGKTAAPKLPPGPAKLPIIGNLHQLGKHTHHSLWQLSQQHGPLMYLKLGRIPTLVVSSPSMAREILKTHDHECCSRPPLVPTTKLSYGCLDVAFAPYGDRWRELRKVCIIELFSKKKVLSFRPIREEEIERTMKMISSCSNNLTPIDLSKLLFSLSGSIVCRTAFGRCYRGGEGSQFHKILKEAQAMLGGFFVANYLPIFGWVDKLTGMQTRLEKIFLELDDFYQQLIDEHIDPSRLQYDQDEDTIDALLRIQKDANYITQEHIKGVLMNIFIAGTDTSSSTVDWAMAELMRHPRVMKKAQDEVRGIVGRKGRVEESDLHQLHYIKSVVKEVMRLHPAAPLLVPRETMRHFMINGYDIPPQTTVIINAWAIGRHTNTWHMPHEFYPERFMDSSVEQLEGHGFELIPFGEGRRICPAKHLALLLVELVLANLLYCFDWELPGGMRTEEIDMDEATGITVHRKSSLCLVAKRYNEMDC; this is encoded by the exons ATGACTCTTCCTTCCATTATGGTCTTCTTGCCATTTCTTTTCCTTGGTCTTTCATTCCTCTCACTTCTTCTACTTCTTACAAGAAAGAGGAAGGGAAAAACTGCAGCTCCCAAGCTCCCACCAGGCCCAGCCAAGCTTCCCATAATTGGAAACCTGCACCAATTGGGGAAGCACACCCACCACTCCCTCTGGCAACTATCTCAACAACATGGCCCCCTCATGTATCTGAAACTTGGTAGAATACCCACCCTTGTGGTGTCATCCCCCTCGATGGCCAGGGAGATCTTAAAGACCCATGACCATGAGTGCTGCAGCCGACCGCCGCTCGTCCCCACTACAAAGCTCTCTTATGGTTGCTTGGATGTTGCCTTTGCACCGTATGGAGACCGATGGAGAGAGCTTCGAAAGGTTTgcatcatcgaactctttagcaAAAAGAAGGTGCTCTCGTTTCGACCGATAAGAGAGGAGGAGATCGAGCGAACTATGAAGATGATATCTTCTTGTTCTAACAATTTAACCCCCATCGATCTGAGCAAGTTGTTATTCTCCCTTTCGGGCAGTATTGTATGTCGAACAGCTTTCGGCAGATGCTACCGTGGTGGAGAAGGGAGTCAATTTCACAAAATCCTTAAAGAAGCCCAAGCAATGTTAGGTGGCTTCTTTGTTGCCAACTACCTACCAATTTTCGGATGGGTCGACAAGCTTACAGGAATGCAAACGAGgcttgagaaaatttttctcgaGCTCGATGATTTCTACCAACAACTCATTGATGAGCATATCGATCCATCGAGGCTGCAATATGATCAAGATGAAGATACCATCGATGCTTTGCTCCGCATCCAAAAGGATGCAAATTATATAACTCAAGAGCACATCAAAGGAGTACTTATG AATATCTTCATAGCCGGAACAGACACATCCTCTTCCACGGTAGACTGGGCTATGGCGGAGCTCATGCGACACCCACGAGTGATGAAGAAGGCACAAGATGAAGTGAGAGGTATTGTGGGAAGGAAAGGAAGGGTGGAGGAGAGTGATCTCCATCAGCTTCACTACATCAAGTCTGTTGTGAAGGAGGTGATGAGACTGCATCCTGCAGCTCCATTACTTGTGCCAAGAGAGACGATGAGGCATTTTATGATCAATGGTTATGACATTCCACCCCAAACAACGGTGATCATCAACGCATGGGCGATCGGTAGACACACAAATACTTGGCATATGCCTCATGAATTCTATCCTGAGAGGTTCATGGACAGCTCTGTTGAGCAGCTCGAGGGACATGGTTTCGAGCTTATACCGTTCGGAGAAGGCCGAAGGATTTGCCCTGCAAAGCATCTTGCATTACTTCTTGTGGAGCTTGTGCTTGCAAACCTTCTGTACTGTTTCGACTGGGAATTACCTGGAGGCATGAGGACAGAGGAGATAGACATGGATGAAGCGACTGGTATTACTGTCCATAGGAAATCATCTCTGTGTCTTGTGGCCAAGAGATATAATGAGATGGATTGCTGA